The following are from one region of the Nerophis ophidion isolate RoL-2023_Sa linkage group LG20, RoL_Noph_v1.0, whole genome shotgun sequence genome:
- the foxe1 gene encoding forkhead box protein E1 → MPVVKEEKDSPVDTSSAAEGVLQTDEQPKGRRRKRPLQRGKPPYSYIALISMAIANSPDRKLTLGGIYKFITERFPFYRDNSRKWQNSIRHNLTLNDCFIKIPREPGRPGKGNYWALDPNAEDMFESGSFLRRRKRFKRCDLSTYTSYVHESPVFTPVQIARSAPYSNSVYPNMTVSPSYGQQLTASYYPASSPPGFGPGQTRMFSINNLIGQGGPEVMQQPGRSFTPEGHPSGSSPCSLGPPGFQSQTCGGSAPPRSNAHPGFAYSGHPSIQHHHAPQGPYGQGHNGMYGTAGRLASSETADHYGRVSPVQLGSFSQYNSTGAPIANTGGYLRHPPYPGNMDRFVSAI, encoded by the coding sequence ATGCCTGTGGTCAAAGAAGAGAAAGACTCCCCGGTGGACACGTCCTCTGCGGCGGAAGGCGTGCTGCAAACAGATGAGCAGCCCAAAGGTCGGAGGAGGAAAAGACCCCTGCAGCGCGGGAAGCCCCCTTACAGCTACATCGCACTCATCTCCATGGCCATAGCCAACTCCCCGGACCGCAAGCTGACATTGGGCGGCATCTACAAGTTCATCACGGAACGCTTCCCATTCTACAGAGACAACTCCAGGAAATGGCAGAACTCCATCCGCCACAATTTGACTCTCAACGACTGCTTCATCAAGATACCTCGAGAGCCGGGGCGCCCGGGGAAGGGCAACTACTGGGCCTTGGACCCCAACGCCGAGGACATGTTTGAAAGCGGAAGTTTCCTGAGGCGCAGGAAGAGGTTCAAGCGATGCGACCTGAGCACCTACACGTCGTACGTGCACGAAAGCCCCGTCTTCACGCCGGTCCAGATTGCCAGATCAGCGCCGTATTCCAACTCGGTTTACCCCAACATGACCGTGAGTCCATCGTACGGGCAGCAGCTCACGGCTAGCTACTACCCGGCTTCATCTCCGCCCGGCTTCGGACCCGGTCAGACTCGGATGTTCAGCATCAACAACCTAATTGGACAAGGAGGCCCAGAGGTGATGCAGCAACCCGGCCGGAGCTTCACGCCAGAGGGGCACCCGAGCGGATCCAGCCCCTGCAGCCTGGGACCTCCGGGTTTTCAAAGCCAAACTTGCGGAGGCTCAGCACCGCCCCGGTCCAACGCACACCCCGGGTTTGCCTACTCCGGGCACCCCAGCATCCAACACCACCACGCGCCCCAGGGACCTTACGGACAAGGGCACAACGGCATGTATGGCACCGCAGGACGCCTGGCCTCTTCAGAGACGGCGGACCACTACGGGAGGGTCTCACCCGTGCAGCTGGGCTCTTTCTCCCAGTACAACAGCACTGGGGCTCCTATCGCCAACACAGGGGGTTACCTGCGACATCCCCCTTACCCTGGGAACATGGACAGGTTCGTGTCTGCTATATGA